One region of Dokdonia sp. 4H-3-7-5 genomic DNA includes:
- a CDS encoding YheT family hydrolase: protein MPIVPSRFRASGLFKDPHFSTIYSAKIRRVKGITQTRERMELPDRDYIDIDWTLAATPQGDNIKKVAVLLHGLEGDAQRPYILGTAKLLSNHGYDVAAINFRGCSGSQNRLYRSYHSGDTGDIRFVVNALVTKGYSHINLYGVSLGGNAVLKYLGEQDDIPSQVTCAACIGVPADLKASLEQLTKRENIIYRTSFLVHLRAKYRKKMQQFPDKMNKEEYKKINSLKRFDDLYTAPAHGFEDALDYYARASSFDYLDKITVPTLILNAKNDSFLHGDCYPIAQAKNSNIIHLEMPDHGGHVGFYMKGEFYYNELRTLEFFQKNME from the coding sequence ATGCCCATTGTACCCTCACGTTTTCGCGCAAGCGGACTTTTTAAAGATCCACATTTCTCCACCATTTATTCTGCAAAGATTAGACGTGTAAAGGGGATCACGCAAACTCGTGAGCGTATGGAACTTCCAGATAGGGATTATATAGATATAGACTGGACACTAGCCGCAACACCACAGGGAGACAACATTAAAAAAGTTGCAGTATTGCTACATGGACTTGAGGGAGACGCACAGCGACCATACATACTAGGCACCGCAAAGTTGTTGAGCAATCATGGTTATGATGTGGCTGCTATAAACTTTAGAGGGTGCAGTGGTAGCCAGAATAGATTGTATAGATCATACCACAGCGGCGATACCGGCGATATTAGGTTTGTAGTAAACGCTCTTGTTACTAAGGGTTATAGCCATATTAACCTATATGGAGTAAGTCTAGGAGGCAATGCCGTGCTCAAGTATCTAGGAGAACAAGATGATATCCCTTCACAAGTGACATGTGCTGCTTGCATAGGTGTTCCAGCAGATCTTAAAGCTTCTCTTGAACAACTTACAAAAAGGGAAAATATCATTTATCGCACATCATTTTTAGTACACCTTAGAGCTAAGTATCGCAAGAAGATGCAACAGTTTCCTGATAAGATGAATAAGGAAGAATATAAAAAAATCAATAGCTTAAAACGTTTTGACGATTTGTATACCGCACCGGCACATGGCTTTGAGGATGCTCTTGATTATTATGCTCGAGCAAGCAGCTTTGACTACCTTGATAAGATTACTGTACCTACCCTTATTCTCAATGCAAAGAATGATAGCTTTCTTCACGGTGATTGCTATCCTATAGCACAGGCAAAAAACTCTAATATTATACACTTAGAAATGCCAGACCATGGAGGTCATGTAGGATTCTATATGAAAGGAGAATTTTACTATAATGAACTGCGTACGCTAGAGTTTTTTCAAAAAAATATGGAGTAA
- a CDS encoding TetR/AcrR family transcriptional regulator: MPRTEDFDREIVLAKARDLFWRKGYNGTSMSNLVEVTGLNRSSIYNSFGNKKAIYKTLLIQYQEENEKICTNALVRASNPLEGIRFVFENFIDEIEKDTQGRGCFSINCKVELSREDESIRDYLEKMQDHRIEFFKGLVQEGQDAQLINTKQSASQYAYFLFCTFQGIRTTGMFLRNRDILQQIVQNALRVLRPDS, translated from the coding sequence ATGCCTAGAACCGAAGATTTTGATAGAGAAATTGTACTAGCAAAAGCAAGAGATTTGTTTTGGCGAAAAGGATATAACGGTACGAGTATGAGTAATCTTGTAGAAGTTACGGGACTTAATAGGTCGAGTATATACAATTCGTTTGGCAATAAAAAAGCCATTTATAAAACCTTATTAATACAGTACCAAGAAGAAAATGAAAAGATTTGTACAAATGCTTTAGTACGAGCATCTAATCCGCTAGAGGGAATTCGTTTTGTATTTGAAAATTTTATAGACGAGATTGAAAAAGATACGCAAGGAAGAGGTTGCTTTAGTATAAATTGTAAAGTGGAGCTTAGTAGGGAGGACGAGTCAATAAGAGATTATCTCGAGAAGATGCAAGATCACAGAATAGAGTTTTTTAAAGGCTTAGTGCAAGAAGGACAAGACGCACAACTCATAAACACAAAGCAGTCTGCATCACAGTATGCTTATTTTCTATTCTGCACTTTTCAAGGAATACGTACTACAGGAATGTTTTTGAGAAATCGCGATATTTTACAGCAAATTGTACAGAACGCGCTTAGGGTATTGCGTCCGGATTCTTAA
- the azu gene encoding azurin: MRIKGFLAVIALATIMVSCGEGEKKETKEAVKIGSKKAATKADENTVNLALAGNDLMKYDKSELKAKAGQEVTLTFRHTGKIGIKVMGHNFVLLKQGTSIPEFSAAAATAGEAKDWIANEDQIIAHTKMIGGGQTTSVTFTAPAAGTYDFICSFPGHSGLMKGKFIVE; the protein is encoded by the coding sequence ATGAGAATTAAAGGATTTCTAGCAGTGATTGCACTTGCTACTATAATGGTAAGTTGTGGTGAAGGAGAAAAAAAAGAAACTAAAGAGGCTGTAAAAATAGGATCAAAAAAAGCTGCTACAAAAGCAGATGAGAACACTGTAAATCTAGCACTTGCAGGTAATGACCTCATGAAATATGACAAGAGCGAGCTTAAGGCAAAGGCTGGACAAGAAGTAACTCTTACCTTTCGCCATACTGGAAAAATAGGGATTAAAGTTATGGGACACAACTTTGTATTGCTTAAACAAGGTACGTCAATACCAGAATTTTCGGCAGCAGCAGCTACCGCTGGTGAAGCAAAAGACTGGATTGCAAATGAAGACCAGATTATAGCACACACAAAAATGATAGGTGGTGGCCAGACTACCTCTGTAACATTTACTGCTCCAGCAGCTGGGACTTATGACTTTATCTGTAGTTTCCCTGGACACTCTGGATTAATGAAAGGAAAGTTTATTGTGGAGTAA